One genomic segment of Drosophila melanogaster chromosome 3R includes these proteins:
- the Ir84a gene encoding ionotropic receptor 84a, with translation MIKLQVKVISWPLIILTAFLRVLQIESINTNFLELAAFEDFLRSEHLSHVLVVRGDDADGDWKIECHQKLLANYRVQFYRPEMSANFEDLMFYGSPRTAVLVLNSEHVLVRRQVFGVASEAGYFNNSLAWFILGSGRESLPVEQLIDQLLSGYRMGIDADITVALRGPDNASMLFYDVYRISRQANTPLIIEKKGLWTHSGGYQKFGNFKNTWVIRRRNFLNVTLIGSTVLTEKPPGFGDMEYLADDKQLQQLDPMQRKTYQLFQLVERMFNLSLAISLTDKWGELLDNGSWSGVMGQVTSREADFAVCPIRFVLDRQPYVQYSAVLHTQNIHFLFRHPRRSHIKNIFFEPLSNQVWWCVLALVTGSTILLLFHVRLERMLSNMENRFSFVWFTMLETYLQQGPANEIFRLFSTRLLISLSCIFSFMLMQFYGAFIVGSLLSESARSIVNLQALYDSNLAIGMENISYNFPIFTNTSNQLVRDVYVKKICKSGEHNIMSLQQGAERIIQGRFAFHTAIDRMYRLLLELQMDEAEFCDLQEVMFNLPYDSGSVMPKGSPWREHLAHALLHFRATGLLQYNDKKWMVRRPDCSLFKTSQAEVDLEHFAPALFALALAMVASALVFLLELFLHWLPDFRRRLGTMST, from the exons ATGATTAAGTTGCAAGTGAAAGTTATTTCTTggcctttaataattttaacagCATTTTTACGCGTGCTGCAAATTGAAAGCATAAATACCAATTTCCTTGAGCTGGCAGCCTTCGAGGACTTTTTGCGTTCGGAGCACTTGAGCCATGTCCTGGTGGTCCGGGGCGACGATGCTGACGGCGACTGGAAAATTGAATGCCACCAGAAATTGTTGGCCAACTATCGTGTGCAATTTTACCGGCCAGAAATGTCGGCGAATTTCGAGGATCTCATGTTCTACGGGTCTCCGCGCACGGCGGTCCTGGTGCTGAATTCCGAGCATGTCCTTGTGAGGCGCCAGGTGTTCGGGGTGGCCTCCGAGGCCGGATACTTTAACAACTCGCTAGCGTGGTTTATTCTTGGTTCTGGCCGCGAATCTCTGCCAGTTGAGCAGCTGATTGACCAGCTCTTAAGTGGCTACAGGATGGGCATCGATGCGGACATCACAGTGGCCTTAAGGGGACCAGACAA CGCGTCCATGCTTTTCTATGACGTATACAGAATCAGTCGGCAAGCTAACACACCATTGATAATTGAAAAGAAGGGATTATGGACTCATTCTGGTGGTTACCAAAAGtttggaaattttaaaaacacttGGGTGATAAGGCGACGTAACTTTCTCAATGTCACCTTGATAGGCAGTACTGTG TTGACAGAGAAGCCTCCTGGATTCGGTGACATGGAGTACCTGGCCGACGATAAGCAGCTCCAGCAATTGGACCCTATGCAGCGTAAGACCTATCAGCTGTTTCAACTCGTTGAGCGCATGTTCAATCTCAG CTTGGCCATCAGCTTAACGGATAAGTGGGGAGAGCTGCTGGACAATGGCAGTTGGTCAGGTGTGATGGGTCAGGTGACGAGTCGCGAGGCGGACTTTGCCGTGTGTCCCATTCGCTTTGTGCTGGACAGACAGCCCTACGTTCAGTACTCGGCGGTCCTGCACACCCAGAA CATCCACTTTCTCTTTCGGCATCCACGTCGCAGCCACATCAAGAACATATTCTTCGAGCCCTTGAGCAACCAGGTGTGGTGGTGTGTCCTGGCTTTGGTCACTGGAAGCACCATACTTTTGCTGTTTCACGTGAGGCTGGAGAGGATGCTTTCGAACATGGAAAATCGGTTTTCCTTCGTTTGGTTTACCATGCTGGAAACCTATCTGCAACAGGGCCCAGCCAACGAGATCTTTCGCCTTTTTTCCACTCGATTGCTGATTAGTCTTAGTTGTATATTCAGCTTTATGCTGATGCAGTTCTACGGCGCCTTCATAGTGGGCTCTCTGCTTTCCGAAAGCGCGAGGAGCATTGTCAACCTGCAGGCACTTTACGACAGCAACCTCGCGATTGGGATGGAAAACATATCCTACAACTTTCCGATATTCACAAACACAAGCAATCAGCTGGTAAGGGATGTGTACgtaaagaaaatatgcaaatccGGAGAGCACAATATCATGAGCCTGCAGCAGGGAGCTGAAAGGATAATCCAGGGACGCTTCGCATTCCACACGGCCATCGATCGTATGTACAGGTTGCTCCTGGAACTCCAAATGGATGAGGCGGAGTTCTGTGACCTGCAGGAGGTCATGTTCAACCTGCCATACGACTCAGGATCCGTGATGCCCAAGGGTTCTCCGTGGAGAGAGCACCTGGCCCATGCACTGCTTCATTTTCGGGCTACTGGCCTACTACAGTACAACGACAAAAAGTGGATGGTTCGACGACCAGATTGCAGCCTGTTTAAGACCTCGCAAGCAGAGGTGGACCTGGAGCACTTTGCCCCAGCTCTTTTTGCCTTGGCGCTCGCCATGGTGGCCAGTGCGCTGGTCTTTCTGCTGGAACTCTTTCTGCACTGGCTACCGGACTTTCGAAGGAGGTTGGGTACCATGTCCACTTAA
- the wa-cup gene encoding walker cup encodes MPSQMSLSEGLQAPIAGVQPHLQPWEAHAWSPDRLGSMYSDWAMFFFTQQRYANGLRYFNSALDLNPFNERALMRRSQLKRSMGLASEALKDCSRAEDLLMSRKPPVTNPNVSLEVCDALYESNRLEDSKINLHCHLKRFSSGQRGPVLDRLNVLNENFHDTLSDDTTMSVQRLINRMMASLAKEPKDIKDTCDVVSIMENEETHLSPLEMARRKRHFKIYNQTYLNKCWVDVAFLKTLRDDPNVLPKHCKKSSEYLGKLMASNYKAERTLTKTLHTRSPMYALHQQKYPNEAFYNKHREENLYRIQYQTRRNMFKILRSIRLLIRVGELNKLTTFIEEVMGDYVTIKTNRVMPWKFEFTNEVYNYLGLARINEYKIPSNMTVLQGKQRLLTLFRLPLSNSLDMKKSKTKRTSALNITRSATTDPKAEHFKKQVVRLENRMRFAEYHIERAYLLHELAQEHLNCNSFDGACSMARMALEEAIKCKSVIWSFLSLMVICKAHAILGKIEREKEILAEAFELAKKMKNLDLCLFIDICIKVNAEEMEMKRMVTTDLTAKRQKFGSKMFQSNDQVNEDRNQIT; translated from the exons ATGCCCAGCCAAATGAGCTTATCGGAAGGTCTCCAGGCACCAATTGCTGGAGTGCAGCCTCATCTGCAGCCATGGGAGGCACATGCGTGGTCCCCGGATCGTCTGGGCTCTATGTACTCCGACTGGGCCATGTTCTTTTTCACCCAACAGCGGTACGCAAACGGACTTAGGTATTTCAACAGCGCTCTGGATCTGAATCCGTTCAATGAAAGAGCTCTGATGCGGCGTAGTCAGCTGAAAAGATCGATGGGCCTAGCCTCCGAGGCTCTGAAGGATTGCTCCCGAGCAGAGG ATCTGTTGATGAGCCGAAAGCCACCAGTAACCAATCCCAATGTCAGTCTGGAAGTCTGCGATGCTCTGTACGAGTCCAATCGCTTGGAAGATTCCAAAATAAATCTGCATTGTCATTTAAAGCGATTTAGCTCCGGCCAAAGAGGTCCTGTTCTCGACCGTCTCAATGTG TTAAATGAGAACTTTCATGACACATTATCAGATGATACCACCATGTCTGTGCAGCGCCTGATCAATCGCATGATGGCTAGTTTGGCTAAGGAGCCCAAGGATATTAAGGATACTTGCGACGTGGTTAGCATAATGGAAAACGAG GAAACCCATTTGTCCCCACTGGAAATGGCTAGGCGAAAAAGGCATTTTAAGATATACAACCAGACGTATCTGAACAAATGCTGGGTGGATGTGGCCTTTCTGAAGACACTGCGAGATGATCCTAATGTGCTGCCCAAGCATTGCAAAAAGTCATCCGAGTATTTGGGCAAACTGATGGCTAGCAATTATAAAGCGGAACGCACTCTTACG AAAACGCTGCATACCCGAAGTCCCATGTACGCCTTACATCAACAGAAATATCCCAACGAGGCATTTTATAATAAGCACCGGGAGGAAAACCTATATCGCATTCAGTACCAGACGAGGCGGAATATGTTCAAGATTCTGCGCAGCATTCGATTGCTAATTCGAGTTGGAGAACTCAAT AAACTAACCACATTTATTGAGGAAGTCATGGGCGACTATGTCACCATCAAGACGAATCGCGTAATGCCGTGGAAATTTGAATTCACTAATGAGGTCTACAACTACTTGGGTTTAGCTCGCAttaatgaatacaaaattccCAGCAATATGACTGTCTTGCAGGGCAAACAACGTCTGCTAACACTTTTTAGACTTCCCCTCAGTAATAGTCTGGACATGAAAAAATCAAAGACAAAACGAACGAGTGCTCTGAATATAACCAGATCGGCTACCACCGATCCCAAAGCGGAGCATTTTAA gaaACAAGTCGTCCGACTGGAAAATCGTATGCGGTTTGCCGAGTATCACATTGAACGGGCCTATCTACTGCACGAATTGGCCCAAGAGCATCTGAATTGTAACTCATTTGATGGGGCCTGCTCCATGGCACGAATGGCCCTGGAGG AGGCCATCAAATGCAAGAGTGTTATATGGAGCTTTCTGAGTCTCATGGTTATATGCAAGGCCCACGCGATTCTCGGCAAGATCGAACGGGAAAAGGAGATTCTGGCCGAAGCCTTCGAGCTGGCCAAGAAAATGAAGAACCTTGACCTGTGCTTATTCATAGATATATGCATTAAAGTTAATGCGGAGGAGATGGAAATGAAGCGCATGGTTACCACAGATTTGACTGCTAAGAGACAAAAGTTTGGCTCAAAAATGTTCCAAAGCAACGATCAGGTGAATGAGGATCGCAACCAAATTACCTAG